GGAAAGGAGCTAGATGGGGTAGCCGAGAATGGAAGCAAGAGAGCTGGCACGACCATGTTTAACTGTAATAAAAATGGCCCATTAGGCCATAATTgtaattttggtgattgagaCTAATATGTGTGTCAAGAATGAATATTTGCAGGGttttatctatatctatatcaaTATTATAAAGAACCAAACCTTTTGAAATAGCATTTTACTAAAAACATCCCCTCCCACCTCTCACACCGGCTCCACTGCTCAGAAAAAAAATTCGTCATCCGCACGCACGACAGGGGCTAACAGTGGGAAAAACATCGAATCTAAAATGCTTCCTCGCGACCCGCTCGCCCCAAAAGTCCAAAACCCTACGCGAGGAAGGCACACCGCCCGGAAGGCTAGGAGTACGCGGCACGCCGGCACAGCCGGAGGCCGGAGGCCGGACCGCCGAGCGCGTGCCGCAACCTGTCATGCTGTCACCTGCGAGCCACACAGCCACAGCCACGGAGGCAACTAGGCAAGGTAATTAGCTTCGTGCTTGTACAATTGAGATACAAGATAATCTTTTGGATGCTATCCTAGTCACCTACATTGAGCCAGATGATATATTGGAAACTTTCATGGCCATGAAAAAAGCGTAGACCCGAGAAAAAAATAGTATTGTACCTTATTTGAACTATTACTAGTAAGGTGCACGTGCGTGTTTTAGAAAAACCAAATAAAAGAATTATGTTACAAAAAAATGTATTCATAGCCACATCTACCATTAGCTTGTGGATACAATATTTAGTACATTGTTCGATACAAATTTACCCaaaatgaaaattttgagatataCAGATCATATGGACATGACCATACATACATGCAACCCATTAATGACATCGCAAGAATTATATAGGAGGGTAAAGGTAAGAATAAAATATTTGCATTGGTCATATCTTGATTGTAGCACATCTTTTTTTTCCAGAAAATCcacatatgaatgccacatctAACATACatattataaaaatttaatGATGCAGAATTTTCACACCATGTCGCCAGAATTTAATTTCCAACTCATATCCCATTTATGATGGACTCCGGTGTCACTGCAAACGATAAAAGTTCCATTAAGTAAAAAAATCAATCAGATTGGCCCTTTCAATTTATAATGTATTAGTGATAACCAACATCTACACTAAAAAAAGGATATATCATATGAGATACCTTCATTTTGAAGATCGTAGAATATCTCTGAAAACAATATTTTTGGTTCTTCTGCCGGTGGGATCAAGATCTTTGTTAGGTTTAGCTAGCATCCATGTAGTTGAACGTGAAACACCTCTTGATAAGGCAACATATAGCTGTCCATAAGAGAAAACATGCTCTGGAAGATAGATCCCAACATTTGGTATAGTTTGACCCTGAGCTTTATTTATAGTCATTCCAAAACTGAGTCTTattggaaattgtttccttttgaACTTGAAAGGTAGTGAAATATCTTCTGATGGAGACAATGGAATCCTTGGTATAAAAACTCGATTTCCAGCATGCTGTCCATTTATAATTTCACAATCAATTGCATTGTCTTCAAAAGCCTTCACTATAAGTCGAGTTCCATTGCACAGTCCATGAGGAGGATCCAGATTTCGAAGAAGTATGACAGGACAGTTCTTCTTAATTTTAAGCTCATGCGGAGGAAGACCATTTGGAGTAATTGAGTTCAGAAAATCAAGAGGATAGTTATTAGTTGAGTCATCATCTACAGAATCATGACTGTAGTAAACCTTTTATTCTCCAGAAAACTTTGCAATCATCATCGCGTTGAGGCTATCAACATACTCATTTCTTGTTGACAAGATAGCACGCTCGCGCATGTAACTGACGGAGGTGTAGTTGTTAGCTAGATCAGGAAACACATGATCGATGAGAGTATCAATAGACTGATCATCATTATACTCAAGCATAATGTCATCGGGCAGATCCACATAATCATTTGGGAAGGTCTTTTCTGTTCCATCACCAATTCTTAACAGAAACTGCGAGAACCATACATCATTCTGTGCTCTCATGTTCTGCTTCAACCGTATTATCTTGATATCATCCCATATATAGGATTGAAGCAAGGTAGCGTCACAAATTTGTGCTCTAGTACCTCTAGCAACAACAGGTAGAACTTGTCTGAAATCCCCTCCAAATACCATTACTTTACCACCAAATGGTAAATCACACCCTGTAATATCCCGTAACGATCTGTCAAGTATTTCCACATCCTGCCTTCGTGTCATCGCAACCTCATCCCATATAATTAAAGACGCCTCACGCAATAGTGCCGCAGTACCATTTTGTTTGGTAAAGTTGCAAACAGAATTATCTTGAAGTTTTATGGGAATTTTGAACCTCGAATGAGCCATACGACCAGCAGGCATGATGGATGCTGCAATACCGGATGTAGCTATAGCCACTGCGATGCGGTCCGTAGATCGAACTTTGGCCAAAACAGCCCTGTAAAGATATGTCTTGCCAGTCCCACCAGGACCATCCACAAagaaaacttttcctttatttctGATGACATGATCAAAAATTTTGTTAAAACCTTCCATTTGCTCAGTATTGAGAGACTCGGCTAATTTAATATCTTCATCAGATACAACAATTTTCCTCTACTCAATTAGTTCCATATAATAATCTCTATTTGTCTCACCTGTTCGgccaaaattttaattataaGTACAAGTATACAATAAACAATAATAATAGCAACACAGCATCGCAAATAAAGTTGGAAAAATATATTACCAGACTGATGCATATGTGGCAGGCCGTAATTTCTAATGTCTTTACTCATCGAGGAGAGAATATCTGCGATGTCCCTAAGGACAAATTGTTCAACACATGAAGAATTTCCATGAACACGCACATAGTCCTCAGCCATTGATTCGAAATGTTTATCCCAGAGGGTACGAATGTTTGTGTGCTCGCAGAAAACCATAATTGTGGCAAACATTCTTCTGAGAGCACATGGCATTTGAAAAGCTACTGCTTCACTAAGTGCATTATCGAGTGACCTATCTATTTCAACAAGACCAAGTTTCTCACAGCATTCTCTAAAAGTAGGACTCACCACACCACGAACTGTTCTGATTGATATGAATGATGTTGGACCTCGAACATGATTTAGAAGAACTGGAAGATAGAATCTTTCGCCCTCAGATGGGTACGCATACACCAAACTTCTTTTTCTAGTAGACCAAAATTTTTTGGACTTGTTCCATGTATAATGTTATGGAAATTCCCTATATAAGTATATTCGAGCATTTGGATCTTCACTGTTCATTCTGAAGAATTCTGTTAGCATCGATCTTTGGTTCCTAGCGCGTTCCAGCACATCTTCAAGGTTATCGTCATCATTGAATGGGACCATGTGCATGCCAGGAAGATGAACTTGCACCTGTAAAACATGGGGATACATAGAAAACATTGGAAACCTATAGAGCCGGTATATTGCTTCAATAGATGTTATACACCGTGCTTTACTGTACTATTTAATTTCATTTATCTCTATCTCTCCATTCTAATCTTGATTCGCAACTGCGAATGATGCAAAGTCTGTGCCCTTGTATACATATTTATAAAGATACTTGCAACCTTTGATACTGCTTGAAACTTCAACATTGATGTGGCAATTATATCTCATCAGGAGTGTTGGATTATATGGTACAACCCATCTATTATCCAACCATTTCTTACGCACAAATACCTTGTGACCATCATTCCATCTTCTGTATATATGATATGCATCCTTTCCTTGCTCCGTGGTCTCACTGAACTATTTAGGGTATCTGAAACGGCATGCACCATCCTGCATGCAACCACATTTTCTATTAAGAACACCACAAGGGCCATGCATCATATGTTTGCAGACAAGTTCGTGGAGAAGAGGGTATTTTTTTTCATCCGGAAGTTCTGCTGAAATATATTTGTCAAAATCATCTGGCCCACTAAGCTTTGAACTGCTTTCCGTTATAAGCAAGAAATGATCATGCGGCAAACCTCTTTTCTGAAACTCGGTAACATGTGTCCAAGCTGCCACTTTTCCCAAAGTACCCCTTCTTAATAACA
This genomic interval from Panicum virgatum strain AP13 chromosome 8K, P.virgatum_v5, whole genome shotgun sequence contains the following:
- the LOC120645375 gene encoding ATP-dependent DNA helicase pif1-like — encoded protein: MEGFNKIFDHVIRNKGKVFFVDGPGGTGKTYLYRAVLAKVRSTDRIAVAIATSGIAASIMPAGRMAHSRFKIPIKLQDNSVCNFTKQNGTAALLREASLIIWDEVAMTRRQDVEILDRSLRDITGCDLPFGGKVMVFGGDFRQVLPVVARGTRAQICDATLLQSYIWDDIKIIRLKQNMRAQNDVWFSQFLLRIGDGTEKTFPNDYVDLPDDIMLEYNDDQSIDTLIDHVFPDLANNYTSVSYMRERAILSTRNEYVDSLNAMMIAKFSGE